A genomic region of Miscanthus floridulus cultivar M001 chromosome 3, ASM1932011v1, whole genome shotgun sequence contains the following coding sequences:
- the LOC136544721 gene encoding uncharacterized protein, whose translation MAEYCSYRLRDRANDFNTPLSCSRLTQAYIVDAYCCCVEDERLRHFRKDSFQKKYRSSPYKSLVEAANSGISHASDVGQVTFLPGSFTGSPRYYYQNYQDCVAICRRFGCPDLFITFTCNALWPEIEEALSSIPDQQASDRPDIVDRVFEMKLKLLVNDIEKNEFFGPTLADLLFKYQAHINVESVNRNGMERYLIQFDIHYTDPAVERLPVHLPLQNGVLYTEDDYLDQVINVPSKLITKLTSWIDANQHHPEAREHTYVEFPEHWIWHTDGKFWDKRRNNRVKVGRLANVAPNQGERFYLRMLLHIVKGPRCFSEIRNVAGHQHPTFRAACDALGLLGNDQEWFHAMSDAAHWAFPCQLRQLFVTLLLFCELREPLGVFDQYVRVMGEDMLYRAKLLAPEAPDAVIQQHIRSCVLHELEKLIRDAGYSLHHFHLPQPDTASSEIIANRLIMEELSYADAATEIEQCITQLNMEQRHIYDLIQHSISNNLGHTFFVYGYGGTGKTFLWNTLLNSVRSKGKIALAVASSGIAALLLPGGRTPHSRFNLPLDIQPHSVCAIKKNTQLAELIQHTTLIIWDEAPVNHRHCFEALDRTLRDIMSSNNNESAAKQFGGITVVLGGDFRQTLPIIPKAKKPQILAASITRSHLWRNCKVLQLTENIRLRCPDLSESRRIVPDNFAKWLLSVGDGTAHGSGPTDLPDTSWVQIPDKLLLPPEQRKLENLISFVYGTPPEDSQLPTYLCERVILAPTNEVAVAINAKIIGHIATEEMSYYSSDSIDDPTSNYCTLEALYPQEFLNTTTMGSLPDHHLQLKICVPIMLLRNLNPSRGNVAANSEPWLLHRYMHISYEIKSQQKRWYGETNGVFGSMEQWDAIPNTDTATVFRPSER comes from the exons ATGGCAGAATATTGTTCATACCGACTGCGTGATAGAGCCAATGATTTCAACACCCCTCTTAGTTGCAGCAGGCTAACACAAGCATATATCGTTGATGCCTACTGCTGCTGCGTTGAAGATGAGCGACTCAGACATTTTAGAAAGGATTCTTTCCAGAAAAAATACAGATCAAGTCCCTATAAATCTTTAGTTGAGGCTGCTAATAGTGGCATCTCTCATGCCTCAGATGTAGGGCAAGTAACCTTCTTACCAGGTTCATTCACAGGAAGCCCCAGATACTACTACCAGAACTATCAAGATTGTGTTGCAATATGTCGTAGGTTTGGATGTCCGGACCTATTTATCACCTTCACATGCAATGCTTTGTGGCCAGAAATTGAGGAAGCCTTATCGTCTATACCAGACCAGCAGGCTTCTGACAGACCTGATATTGTTGATCGAGTCTTTGAGATGAAGCTCAAACTGCTCGTGAATGATATAGAGAAGAATGAATTTTTTGGACCCACACTTGCAG ACCTATTGTTCAAATACCAAGCACATATAAATGTTGAGAGTGTCAATCGCAATGGAATGGAGAGATATCTTATTCAA TTTGATATACATTACACTGATCCAGCTGTGGAGCGACTTCCTGTTCATCTTCCTCTACAAAATGGTGTCTTATACACTGAAGATGACTATCTTGATCAAGTAATTAATGTTCCATCTAAGCTCATCACGAAATTAACATCATGGATAGATGCAAACCAACATCACCCAGAAGCTCGAGAACACACTTATGTAGAATTCCCTGAACACTGGATATGGCATACGGATGGCAAATTCTGGGATAAACGTCGCAATAATCGTGTCAAAGTTGGTCGTCTTGCTAATGTTGCTCCCAATCAAGGGGAGAGATTTTACCTACGAATGTTGCTGCACATAGTCAAAGGACCGCGGTGCTTTTCTGAAATACGCAATGTTGCTGGGCATCAGCACCCAACATTTCGTGCTGCATGTGACGCGTTGGGCTTGCTTGGTAATGACCAGGAGTGGTTCCACGCCATGTCTGATGCAGCGCATTGGGCATTTCCATGCCAATTAAGACAGCTTTTTGTCACATTGTTGCTCTTCTGTGAACTCAGAGAACCCCTCGGAGTATTTGATCAATATGTGAGAGTAATGGGGGAAGACATGTTATATCGTGCAAAGCTGCTAGCTCCAGAGGCACCTGATGCAGTCATACAACAGCATATTAGATCCTGTGTCTTACATGAATTAGAAAAGCTGATTAGAGATGCTGGATATAGCCTACATCACTTCCATTTGCCCCAGCCAGATACAGCCTCTTCTGAAATAATTGCAAACAGATTGATAATGGAAGAGCTTTCGTATGCTGATGCAGCCACTGAAATAGAACAATGCATCACTCAGCTCAATATGGAACAGAGACATATTTACGATCTTATACAGCATTCGATCTCAAATAATTTAGGACACACCTTTTTCGTCTATGGATATGGTGGAACCGGTAAGACTTTTCTATGGAACACTTTGCTGAACAGTGTCAGGAGCAAGGGAAAGATAGCATTAGCAGTTGCATCCTCGGGAATAGCAGCACTGTTACTCCCAGGAGGTCGAACACCACACTCGCGCTTCAACCTTCCTCTAGACATCCAACCTCACTCTGTGTGTGCAATAAAAAAGAACAcacagttggctgagttgatacAACATACAACACTGATTATATGGGATGAAGCACCTGTCAACCATAGGCACTGCTTCGAAGCGCTTGACCGCACACTCAGAGATATCATGTCATCCAACAACAATGAATCAGCAGCAAAACAGTTTGGTGGTATAACAGTTGTCCTTGGTGGTGATTTCCGACAGACCCTGCCAATTATTCCAAAAGCCAAAAAACCACAGATCTTGGCCGCATCGATCACCCGATCTCACTTATGGAGGAATTGCAAAGTGCTCCAGTTAACTGAAAACATAAGGCTTAGATGCCCCGACCTTTCAGAATCTAGAAGAATTGTGCCGGATAATTTTGCCAAGTGGCTCCTCTCAGTTGGTGATGGCACAGCTCATGGCAGCGGGCCCACAGACCTACCTGACACATCATGGGTTCAGATTCCAGACAAGCTTCTACTACCACCTGAACAAAGGAAACTTGAGAATTTGATTTCTTTTGTGTATGGGACGCCCCCAGAGGACTCCCAATTACCCACTTATCTATGTGAACGAGTAATATTAGCACCAACAAATGAGGTGGCTGTTGCTATAAATGCAAAAATCATTGGCCATATAGCCACCGAAGAGATGTCATACTACAGCTCAGACTCCATTGATGATCCAACATCCAACTACTGCACTCTAGAAGCCCTTTACCCTCAGGAGTTCCTCAACACTACTACAATGGGCAGTCTACCAGACCACCATCTGCAGCTTAAAATTTGTGTTCCCATAATGTTACTTAGAAATTTGAATCCCTCAAGAG GTAATGTGGCAGCAAACAGTGAACCATGGCTACTCCACAG GTATATGCATATATCATATGAAATAAAATCTCAGCAG